The following is a genomic window from Candidatus Poribacteria bacterium.
GTGGGCTTATAGCTCAGACGGTTAGAGCGCGCGCCTGATAAGCGCGAGGTCCCTGGTTCGACTCCAGGTAAGCCCATCTTTTCCTACCATTCCCCACCCCTCTTTTACCAGTCCTTTGTAATCCTATTTTACCTATCTACGCGCTTATACCGCGCACCCACCACCACATCTATTTCCATTTAATGGTTATCTATTAGGCGTGGTTTGCACGTCATTACAGAGAGAATGGAACACCAAAATCCATAGATTCATGCACAAGGAGCAGACATAATGAATAAGAATGTTAACACGTGGGCGTTACCTGATGGAGCAATTGCTCGGTTGGGACGCGGATGTGTGAGAGATCTCGCGCTTTCGCCAGATAGGAAGAGGTTGGTCGTTGCCACCTATATGGGGGTATGGTTGTATGAACTGTCAACGATGACTCCCACCCACTTATGGGAAACGGAACGCGGGATGAGTTGTCGCCTCAATTTTTCTCCAAATGGCAAATGGATTGCTATTGGCGACTTTGACGAGACCCTTAAGGTATGGGACGTTGATCAAGGAAAAAGCATTACCAGAATTGAATGCGCGAAAGTTAGATTGAGACTTAGCCGGGTTGTCTTTTCCAATGACAGTCAGTACATCGCCACTTCTGAGCCGCTCACCGGTGTCGTTCATCTTTGGCATACTGAAACAGGAGAGCATATTGCCGAGTTCCAAGCCGACCCGGACATAACTGTCCGATGGCAAGGGGGTGTTCCGCGTCCTCTTTGCTTTTCGGACGATCGACAGTTCCTCGCCTGTCCAAGTCCTGCTGATATAGAAGGCACCGCCGATTTCATCTCGGTGTGGCATGTGGAAACAGGTGAACAGATTGCTTCCCTTAGAGGACATACGGCACGGGTATATGCGCTGAACTTTTCGCCGTGTGGACAATACCTTGCCGCAGGTGATTTGTCTGGCGGCACCTTGCGAGAGTGGGATGTTACCGCCGGTACCCAGATGAGGGAGTTCTTACATCCTGAATATCGGCGGATAACGCCGACTTACTCAGGGTCAGGGAGCCTCCTTGCTGCTGGTGTGCATCAATCTACACTCACCGTCTGGGATGTGAAAACCGATGAGAAACTCAACGCTTTTGATTCTCGTGGGGACGTTGATGTTCTACGCTTTTTAACTGAAAAATCACCGTCTGGGGGCAGATTGAAATCGGCTCTGATTTTCGCAACCGAACGAGAGATCAAAGTGTGGGATATGGATAATCCCCGCGCTGTCGCTTCTATTTCCAGAGAAGTTCACTATCCACACTTCGTGGCGTTTTTACCGGATGGACAGACCTTAGTGAGCGTTGACTCTGCAGGGACGACCTGTTGGAGTGTTGCTGGGAAACGACGACAGCGATTGATTGCCCGTCCGAATACCGAAATTCGTTCCGTCTATATCTCACCAACGGGTAGCATCCGCGCTATCGGTAGCATTGAAAACAGACTCCTTGTATGGGATGTTGATACCGATGAAACGATCGCGACCTTTGCTGGACATCAAGAATTCGTTCGGACCTTTGCCTTCGCACCCGCTGGTGAGCCTTTTGCGAGTGGGGATACAGAAGGTGGATTATATGTATGGGATACGCAGGGAAAACAGACGGCTTTGTTGGGGCATACCGGTTTAATTCGGTCCTTGGCGTTTGATCCAGATGGAAAACGGCTGGTGAGTGGTTCAACAGATGGAACCGCTCGGGTCTGGGATGTTGACTCTGGCGAGGAGATTGCTACACTTCCATTAGCACCTTTTGATTTAACTTTAGAATCGGAAAACTATGTTGGGGATGCAGAGCAAAAACAGCGTAAACTTCGATTACAGCGTGAAAGACAAATCAGAGGAGACACAGCAGCACGTCCTATCACAATGGAAGTGGTTGCTTTTTCACCGTGTGGAAGTTTTATTGTTGCTGGAATGCACCGCGAGATTCGGGTGTGGGATGCCATAACATACGAACTCCTCATGGCGATACTTCCGCCGTATGAATGTCAGCAGCCGTGTGCTTTAACTTTTTCGCCTTGTGGTCGGTATTTCGCCTCTGGTTCTTGGTGGTATGCTGGAGAGAAAGCCCCTATCCAGTTGTGGGAAGTTGCCACATGGGAAATTATCGCTACGCTCTGCGGCCATACAAGTGATATCCAAGATCTCGCCTTTTCACCAGACGGCACGCTTTTGGCGAGTGCGAGTTTCGACGGTACTATTCTCTTATGGGATATGACCCCTTACCGGACATCAAACGCATATTAATGAAGAAAAAGCGGTAGGTTGGGTTACAATATATTGGTGCTACCAATCGGTACTCTAAGGCTTGCTGGCGGGGTTTGAGACTTCGCTGGTGAAGGCGTTTGGCATTTGCTGAAAAAGCGGGGAACTGGTAAACTTGTAGAGGGTAAATTTCACGATGCTAACACTGATCCGTCGAGAACTTCTTGACAACTTAATGACATTTCGTTTTGCGGCAGCAGTTTTCATTATGCTGCTACTTGTTGTTGCGAATACTGTTGTGCTCATAGAGGACTATGAGTGCCGGTTGGCTGGCCACAACGCCGCTGTCGAAATGCATCAACGGCAATTCCATGAGAAAAAAACCTATTCTTCAGGACTAACAAGATTATACGTTGACCGTCCGCCTAACCCACTAAGCATCTTCAATGTCGGATTCGATAAGCAGCTCGGAAATCAGGTTCGGGTATCACACTCATTCGTTCCAGCATTGTGGGATGCCCGCATGCATGGATCTTCTAATCCATTTATGGATATGTTTGCTTCAATGGATATTATTTTTATCTTTGAGGTTATCCTGGGGCTGTTAGCACTACTTTTCGCGTACGATGCATTCGCGGGAGAATACGAAAATGGAACATTGCGTTTAGTTTTGACGCATCCGGTTAGACGCGGTAATATATTGGTTGCGAAATACATCAGCGCAATGGTTTGCCTAATTGTCCCGTTAGCGATAAGTTTACTCCTCTCGCTTATTTTACTGACGATATCCTCCTCCGTCTTTCTGAATACTGACGATTTTCTTCGCATTGGTGGTATTATTTTCACCTCTGTTGCGTATCTTTCGGTATTCTATCTCATTGGATTATTGATTTCGGCTGCGACGCGCCGAACGAGTACAGCGTTGATGTTCTCTATGTTCGTGTGGGGATTTTTGGTACTGGTGTACCCAAATGTGATTCTCACTGTGATCCCGCAGCCCAAGGCTCCGCAGGCGCGCACGGCATCCGCTTTCAATCAAATAGAACAGATGTGGAACGAATTCGACAGAGAACGCAAACACTTCCTTGCCACCGACGATTTTCCAGGGGAAGATTGGGGTTATGAACTCAGAGGGTGGGGATCTCGTTCCGCCTTTTTATTAGGTAGTCGTCACACACTTTTCTATCGATATCGTAGTATGATGAACTTCCAAGGGTTTGGTGAGGAAGATGAACCCAAGATCCCTCACGCACGGAAACATTTCCGCTACCTCGGTCCGAGAATTATTGATACAGCAGAAAAAACATGGCTCATACGAAAGCCTGCACTCGAAGACATTTTCGTTCGTCCAGCAGAGGTTGAGCGAATCTGGTTGAAGTTTTCGCCCGTAGGGGTGTATGATGCCGCAACGCAAGCATGGGCAGGTACGGACTTGCACGGTGTCAGAGATTTTTTCGACGC
Proteins encoded in this region:
- a CDS encoding ABC transporter permease subunit, whose product is MLTLIRRELLDNLMTFRFAAAVFIMLLLVVANTVVLIEDYECRLAGHNAAVEMHQRQFHEKKTYSSGLTRLYVDRPPNPLSIFNVGFDKQLGNQVRVSHSFVPALWDARMHGSSNPFMDMFASMDIIFIFEVILGLLALLFAYDAFAGEYENGTLRLVLTHPVRRGNILVAKYISAMVCLIVPLAISLLLSLILLTISSSVFLNTDDFLRIGGIIFTSVAYLSVFYLIGLLISAATRRTSTALMFSMFVWGFLVLVYPNVILTVIPQPKAPQARTASAFNQIEQMWNEFDRERKHFLATDDFPGEDWGYELRGWGSRSAFLLGSRHTLFYRYRSMMNFQGFGEEDEPKIPHARKHFRYLGPRIIDTAEKTWLIRKPALEDIFVRPAEVERIWLKFSPVGVYDAATQAWAGTDLHGVRDFFDAARQYRQQVIDYLYDKEAFGSRQWFSSDKGAADWSDLPQFDYQRVDSNTNAIRALPNVCLLFMINIMLFVVIFLIFVKSEV